In Desulfosporosinus youngiae DSM 17734, the genomic stretch TTTAGCTTAAATAAACCAAGCAAGATATTGGAATTCGGCGTACGAGCGTACAAGATTATTCTGCTCTGATTAAGCAGTTTTTATCAATTGCTTAAGGATTTTACCAGTATTTTAGGTCTATAAAAGGTGAATCCTAATTCTTGACTCAAAGATTTGAGAGGATTTTGCGGGGGTTTTTATGAGGTCACTATCTTTATATCGGACCCGTTTGGTTTATAATCTCCTTTTTGACAGTTGAAAAATATAAAAAGCTTGAAAGTCCTGTATTTGCAAGGTGTTCAAGCTTTTTGGCATTCTAAAAAAGTGAGTAATCTTTTATTTCTTAGTCATGTTAAAAATTTTTTTCATTTGTGTTCTCTTAATAATCTCGTAATCTGTTCGAAAACCAAAAGTCTCATGCAGCGCATCTGTAAAATCAGTTCTTGTGTAGGTCGGTATATATCCCTCACCCTTGATCTCATAGAAATTCATTTCTCTCAATCCGTTGATGACTTCACTGCATGTAAACTTATTCCCTAGTTTCTTTTCCAATAATCGATAAATGATAAGGGACATAAAGCAGGTAGTAAAATGTGCTTTAATTCTATCCTCGCGACTTAAATATACCGGTCGCGCTTTAAACTCACTTTTCATGATCCGGAAACATTCTTCAATCTCCCAGCGCCGCTGGTTAATCCGGATGATTTCCTGAGCACTACCTTCGAGGTTCGTACAAACGGCATAAAATCCGTCATAGGCTTGTTCGGCAACGATGGTTTCGTTATTTAAGGCATAGAGTTCATTTTCAGCTATTTCGCCATCAGACGTACAGCTGGTTTTCTTAATAAAACGTTTATAGTCGTTCTGATGGCTTTTTGAAAGTTTCGTCGGATTCGAATCGAGTAATTTCTGAGCACGTTCGATTTGTGAATGACGAATTTGGCGTTGATAATTTTTGTACTTGATGGAGTAAGTGACAATAAGTTTTTGTTCCAGGCCGTTTTCTTTAATCCAGCGTTCTTTGAAGAAGCATTTGTCTTTATAAGTTTCCTCGTCAAGCTTGGTGATATCATAAGTTTTATCATGATCTGCAAGATGCCAGCCTTTTGAGTCAAGAGACCATTCTTTTAAATGCTTTTTTAGTTTTTTAATCGATTGGGTCGTGATAAATGCGCGTTCACCTTCGTTGTTAAACTTTCTGTTCTTTTCAGAAGCCAGACCGGCATCTGTACAGACAACAAACTTGGAAAGTTTAAAATCGGAAAGTATTTTTTGCTCTAAGGGTTTAAGTGTAATCTGTTCATTCGTGTTGCCACTGTTGAGGTTAAAAGCAAGAGGAATGCCGTCTCCATCCATGAACAGCCCCATTTGGATGATAGGGTTCGGTCGATGCTCTTTTGAAGCGCCATACTGTTTAAGGCCGTCTTCTTGTTCGATTTCAAAGAAATAATTGGTGCAGTCATAATAAAGAATACCCGTGTTTCTCTTTGAAATTTTGAGGCTGTTAGTATAAAGAGAAGACTGGATGAAGTCCATTTCTTTGGAAATAACTTCTAGTGCTCTGTACACATGCTGCAATTCAAAGTCAGTTTGTTCAATGAACTTTGAAGAATGCTTGTAGGTAGCGAGTTTGGAGGAAGGAAAAAGGATCCGTCCGTAAAGGAGCCGAGACAGTATAGCATTCAGGTCAAAAGAGAACTTATATTTTTTCGATATATCAGCGGAAACCTTATGAAGGTTAAGATCGTGATAGATTTGCTGAAGAAAAAGATAACCGCCGTTAAAGAAACGTTGTTGATCTTTGGAAATGACTTTGGATGGCGAATATTTAAGGATGACTTCACGTGATTGCTCTTTCTCTTTTTGGTTAAGTTCTTCTATGTATGATTTAGCCCATTCAATAGGGTCACGCCCATTTAATTTTTGTTGTAATTCAGCAAGCGTTCCTAACTTTTCAACAACTTTTGTGGAACGCCTGCCATTCTCGAAAACAGATTGTATGACATAAAATGAAGTAGCATTTTTAGACTTGGATATACTAAGTCGCATAGTACGATCTCCTCCAATCCCTTATATTATAACACATTACGATAAATTACTCACTACCTATTGGGGGGAATTTGACATTTTTTCAATGAAAAAAGCCCTGTTTTCAAGGCTTGTAGAATTTTCTATATTAAAGGCAAGTGTCAAAGACCCGGGGGGTTTTTATGAGGTCACTATCTTTATATCGGACCCGTTTGGTTTATAATTATATTGGGATAAGTTAAGAGGTGCTATTTTAGCATATTAAGCAATAATCAATTATCATATAAGACTTAATCAGGCCAAAAGGAAGTGTATATCATGGGTTTGGTTTATTCCATATTTGTTCCCCATCCGCCCCTGCTAATTCCGGAGGTAGGCAGGGGAGAGGAGCGGAAATGTCAAGCGAGTGCAGATGCTTATGGGGAAGTTGCACGGAGAATAGCTCAAGCACAGGTTGAAACGGTCATCTTGGTTTCGCCTCATGCGCCTCTCATCAAGAAGGGCATGACTCTTGCAGTGGATAACACTCTTCAAGGAAACTTTGCTCAGTTTAGAGCGCCTCAGGTTAATTTGTCCTTTGAAAGTGATCCTGTGGTTATCGCACAATTTCAAAATCTCTCGGGGATTGTTACGATACAGGGCTCTATCGATCATGGTGCCTTTGTACCCCTCTATTTTTTGCAAAAAGCAGGGTGGAAAGGCAAGGTTGTTCTATTAGGGATGCCCCTGGAGCGTCCTGAGGATTATGGAGAGAGTTTAGGACAGATTCTTGAAGATTTACCTGGACGCTATGCCCTTGTGGCCAGCGGAGATCTCTCCCATCGCCTGAAGGAGGACGGACCGTATGGCTTCGATTCTGCAGGACCGGAATTTGATCAATTTGTGGTGAAAACCCTGCAGAGGGATACAAAAAGAATCTCGGATTTGCCGGCTGACCTTGTCGAAAAAGCAGGGGAATGCGGGTACCGAAGTCTTCGCCTGGCGCTGGCGGCTAAAGAGGGAGCACCTGAAGTGCTTTCCTATGAAGGGCCATTTGGCGTAGGCTACCTGGTAGCGGATTTATACCATTCCTCACCCTTGCCCCAGTGGGCGCGGCGATGCCTGACAACCTATTTAGAAAAGGGAGAGCGGGGTTTGCTGGATCTGCCTGCCATGTCTGCCTCTGAATTCGCCGTGCGGAGGGGATGTTTTGTCACCCTAAAACAAGATGGGAATTTACGCGGGTGTATAGGAACAACCGAACCCTGGCAGGATAATTTAGCCTTGGAAATCCGGCATAATGCGATTGCGGCAGGAACACAGGATCCACGTTTTCGCCCGGTTCGTGCCGAGGAATTAGATTCTATAAGCTTCACGGTGGATGTCCTTGGGGAACTCGAGAAGATTTCCGGACCTGAAGAGCTGGATCCTTGGCGGTATGGGGTTGTGGTTCGGCAAAGGGGAAGAAGCGGACTTTTACTCCCTCATCTGGAAGGGGTGGATACCGTAGCGGAACAAATCAGCATCGCAAAACAAAAGGCAGGTATCTTCGAGGGCGAAACAGAACTTTGGCGTTTTGAGGTTAAGAGACACTATGAATAGATGGGGGACGGTTCTTTTGTCTGAAAAGTCCTATATGGCCAGTTGTTTACTTTGTCCCCAACATTGTCAATTGCGGCATGGGCAGGCAGGTCGGTGTCAGGCCCGGGAAAACCGTGAGGGAGAGGTTGTATCCCGAACCTATGGTGAAGCGGCGGCTTGGAATATAGACCCAATCGAGAAGAAGCCTTTGTATCATTTCTATCCCGGCTCTTGGATATTCTCCGTGGGAGGCTTTGGCTGCAATCTTAGCTGTTCTTTTTGTCAAAATTATGAGATATCCCAGCAACATCAAGTCGGAAGAAAAGTCACGCCCGCCGAGCTTGGAAAGCTTGCCGGGCGTGAGCAGGAATCCATTGGGCTGTGTTTTACCTATTCAGAGCCGAGTGTGTGGTTTGAGATGATCCGAGATACTGCTCCTCTTGTGCGAGCTCAAGGGGGGCAGGTGGTTTTAGTGAGTAACGGAACGATTTCACCCCACTTTCTTGAGGAGCTGATTCCGTGGCTGGATGCGGTCAATATTGATATTAAAGCCTTCTCGGAGGAATTTTATCAACACTACTGCGGAAGCAAACTGGCTTGGGTTTTAGATAGTGTGGAGCGTTTGGCAGGGCGGGTTCATCTGGAAGTGACGACCCTTGTTATTCAAGGGGTTAATGATGATCCCCAAGAGATTACGGAGCTGGCGCGCTGGTTACGGCAGCTTAATGTTCCGCTGGCCTGGCATTTGAGTGCCTATCATCCGGCTTATCGGCTTGCCGTTCCGCCTACGGAGCGAAAGACGTTGGAACGGGCTTGGGATATAGCCAAAGAGTATTTGCCCTACGTGTATTTAGGGAATGTCAGGGGTGGAAGTACAACCTTTTGTCCTCAGTGCGGTGCAGCGGTGATTGAACGTGAACCTGTCCTGGTTAACCGCCTGGACCAAGGGTGCTGCCCTAAATGCGGAGAGGGTATTTTCGGTGTTGGGATGAGAAAGATTACAACAAGTACATTGTAGCCAGCACACCTGTAAGAGACATAACAATGGTATAAGGCAGAGCCAGTTTCACCATTTCCAGGTAAGACAGGCGAATCAGCGGAGCAAGCGCGGAGGTCAGCAGGAACAGGAACGCCGCCTGACCGTTTGGTGTAGCAACGGAAGGAGCGTTTGTCCCCATGTTGATTGCAACTGCCATCTTGTTGTAATGCTCCAGCGCAATGCCTCCGGCTTCAAAGGCTTTCTGGGTTTCGGACATATATACGGTAGCCACAAATACATTGTCACTGATTGCAGAAAGGACACCGTTTGCCGCAAAGAAAGCCACAAGCTGATTCTGGCCTTCCAGGCGCAGTACCCATTGAATGATCGGCGTGAACAGGTGCTGGTCATGAATAACCGCGACGATGGCGAAAAATACGATAAGCAGTGCAGTAAACGGCAGTGCCTCTTCAAAGGCATGACCGATGCGCCCTTCTTCAATAACCCCGTTGAAAGAGGTAAGCAGGATGATAATCATCAGACCAATAATACCGACTTCCGCCAGGTGCAACGCCAGGGAGAAGATCAGCAGAACGCCGCATACAGCCATAATAATCAGGCGTACACGCCCGCGAGTATCCAGCGCAGCATCTTTGGCTTTGGTGTCGTCTTCCATGACTTTTCGAACAGAATCAGGAAGCTGATAGCCGTATCCCCAAAACTTGGTGACTTCAAGGGTGATGGCGGTCAGAAGACCGGCGATCAGTACCGGGATAGACACAGGTGCGCTGTTTAAAAAGAAATCAACGAAGTCCCATTTCATAATAGAGCCGATCAGCAGGTTCTGAGGCTCACCAACCAGTGTTGTTGCTCCGCCCAGGGCGGTACCCACGGCACCATGCATCATAAGATTGCGCAGAAAGCCACGAAACTGATTTAAATCCTCCTGATATATGTCATCAACAATATGGTCGTGATTGATGTCATAGGTTTCGTATACTTTTTCGCTGGAAGCAAATTTGTGGAAAATGTTATAGAATCCATAGGCCACGGCAATAATCACTGCCGTTACGGTCAGCGCATCCAGAAAAGCGGAGAGAACCGCCCCCAGTATAGAGAACAGGAAGGCAAGGGCGACTTTAGAGCGTACTTTGGTAAGGATCTTGGTAAACAGGTACACAAGACCTTCTTTCATAAAATAAATCCCGGCAACCATGAACATCAGAAGCAGAATAACCGGCAGGTTCAGTTCAACTTCGTGATAGATCGAATGCGGGTTAGTAAGCCCGATCACAACGGCTTCGATCGCCAAAAGTCCGCCTGCAGGGAGCGGATAACATTTCAGCGCCATGGCCAGGGTAAAAATAAATTCGACAATCAGAACCCACCCGGTAACGTACTTACCGAGAGTCAACATCAAAATAGGGTTCAACACCAGGAAGGCAAGAATGGTTGTTTTGTACCAGTTGGGAGCGTGGCCCAGGAAATTTGCTCTGAATGCCTGTCCGATGCCCATCTGTTTCACTTGTCCGGTACCCGTCTGTTTCATATGACACTCCTCCAAATTAGAAATTTTATTGTTGCTTAACAACATTGCGAATAGTCACAGGTCAGTCGCTTACTGTAGCATTCTGCCGGGTTGCCAGTTGACCGGCAATGGGGATGATTATAGGAACAATTAATAAAACGGTCGTGACGTTACCAAGACTGCAATGATTGACCTAGGGATTTTCTCTGTGATGATAAAAGAAAATAGCTGAATGAAAAGATAACGGCTAAGACAATAAGCATTTAATACACCTCCATATGATAGTTTAACATTCCCAAAATAAAGGGAGAGCAGTCTTAAGATGACTACTCTCCCTGAGAAGTTCCTGCTTGTAATCTGGCGATCCTAGCCTAATTCCAATATGAATTAGCAGCCTTAGACCCATGATTTTAGCGTCCTTCGCTTTCGCGAAGTTTACCCCAACCGATTTTAAGAGTATTTAGTTGTACAATACTATTCAGGCTTACAACAGGTACATTGTAGCCAGCACACCTGTAAGAGACATAACGATGGTATAAGGCAGAGCCAGTTTCACCATTTCCAGGTAAGACAGGCGAATCAGCGGAGCAAGCGCGGAGGTCAGCAGGAACAGGAATGCTGCCTGACCGTTTGGTGTAGCAACGGAAGGGATGTTTGTACCCATGTTGATTGCAACTGCCATCTTGTTGTAATGCTCCAGCGCAATGCCTCCGGCTTCAAAGGCTTTCTGGGTTTCGGTCATATATACGGTAGCCACAAATACGTTGTCACTGATTGCGGAAAGGACACCGTTTGCCGCAAAAAAAGCCACAAGCTGATCCTGTCCTTCCAGCTGTAATACCCAATGAACAATCGGAGTGAACAGATGCTGGTCATGAATAACCGCAACGATGGAGAAAAATACGATAAGCAGTGCGGTAAACGGCATTGCTTCTTCAAAGGCATGACCGATGCGCCCTTCTTCAATAACCCCGTTGAAAGAGGTAAGCAGGATGATAATCATCAGACCAATAATACCGACTTCCGCCAGGTGCAACGCCAGGGAAAAGATCAGCAGAACGCCGCATACAGCCATAATAATCAGGCGTATACGTCCGCGAGTATCCAGCGCGGCATCTTTGGCTTTGGTGTCGTCTTCCATGACCTTTCGAACAGAATCAGGAAGCTGATAGCCGTACCCCCAAAACTTGGTGACTTCAAGGGTGATGGCGGTCAGAAGACCGGCGATCAGCACCGGGATAGACACAGGTGCGCTGTTTAAAAAGAAATCAACGAAGTCCCATTTCATAATAGAGCCGATCAGCAGGTTCTGAGGCTCACCAACCAGTGTTGTTGCTCCGCCCAGGGCGGTACCCACGGCACCATGCATCATAAGATTGCGCAGAAAGCCACGAAACTGATTGAGATCTTCCTGATATATGTCATCAACAATATGGTCGTGATTGATGTCATAGGTTTCGTATACTTTTTCGCTGGAAGCAAATTTGTGGAAAATGTTATAGAATCCATAGGCCACGGCAATAATCACTGCCGTTACGGTCAGCGCATCCAGAAAAGCGGAGAGAACCGCCCCCAGTATAGAGAACAGGAAGGCAAGGGCGACTTTAGAGCGTACTTTGGTAAGGATCTTGGTAAACAGGTACACAAGACCTTCTTTCATAAAATAAATCCCGGCAACCATGAACATCAGAAGCAGAATAACCGGCAGGTTCAGTTCAACTTCGTGATAGATCGAATGCGGGTTAGTAAGCCCGATCACAACGGCTTCGATCGCCAAAAGTCCGCCTGCAGGGAGCGGATAACATTTCAGCGCCATGGCCAGGGTAAAAATAAATTCGACAATCAGAACCCACCCGGTAACGTACTTACCGAGAGTCAACATCAAAATAGGGTTCAACACCAGAAAAGCAAGAATGGTTGTTTTGTACCAGTTGGGAGCCTGGCCCAAAAAATTTGCTCTGAATGCCTGTCCGATGCCTATCTGTTTCACTTGTCCGGTACCCGTCTGTTTCATAAACACCC encodes the following:
- a CDS encoding IS1634 family transposase, which codes for MRLSISKSKNATSFYVIQSVFENGRRSTKVVEKLGTLAELQQKLNGRDPIEWAKSYIEELNQKEKEQSREVILKYSPSKVISKDQQRFFNGGYLFLQQIYHDLNLHKVSADISKKYKFSFDLNAILSRLLYGRILFPSSKLATYKHSSKFIEQTDFELQHVYRALEVISKEMDFIQSSLYTNSLKISKRNTGILYYDCTNYFFEIEQEDGLKQYGASKEHRPNPIIQMGLFMDGDGIPLAFNLNSGNTNEQITLKPLEQKILSDFKLSKFVVCTDAGLASEKNRKFNNEGERAFITTQSIKKLKKHLKEWSLDSKGWHLADHDKTYDITKLDEETYKDKCFFKERWIKENGLEQKLIVTYSIKYKNYQRQIRHSQIERAQKLLDSNPTKLSKSHQNDYKRFIKKTSCTSDGEIAENELYALNNETIVAEQAYDGFYAVCTNLEGSAQEIIRINQRRWEIEECFRIMKSEFKARPVYLSREDRIKAHFTTCFMSLIIYRLLEKKLGNKFTCSEVINGLREMNFYEIKGEGYIPTYTRTDFTDALHETFGFRTDYEIIKRTQMKKIFNMTKK
- the amrA gene encoding AmmeMemoRadiSam system protein A yields the protein MGLVYSIFVPHPPLLIPEVGRGEERKCQASADAYGEVARRIAQAQVETVILVSPHAPLIKKGMTLAVDNTLQGNFAQFRAPQVNLSFESDPVVIAQFQNLSGIVTIQGSIDHGAFVPLYFLQKAGWKGKVVLLGMPLERPEDYGESLGQILEDLPGRYALVASGDLSHRLKEDGPYGFDSAGPEFDQFVVKTLQRDTKRISDLPADLVEKAGECGYRSLRLALAAKEGAPEVLSYEGPFGVGYLVADLYHSSPLPQWARRCLTTYLEKGERGLLDLPAMSASEFAVRRGCFVTLKQDGNLRGCIGTTEPWQDNLALEIRHNAIAAGTQDPRFRPVRAEELDSISFTVDVLGELEKISGPEELDPWRYGVVVRQRGRSGLLLPHLEGVDTVAEQISIAKQKAGIFEGETELWRFEVKRHYE
- the amrS gene encoding AmmeMemoRadiSam system radical SAM enzyme codes for the protein MNRWGTVLLSEKSYMASCLLCPQHCQLRHGQAGRCQARENREGEVVSRTYGEAAAWNIDPIEKKPLYHFYPGSWIFSVGGFGCNLSCSFCQNYEISQQHQVGRKVTPAELGKLAGREQESIGLCFTYSEPSVWFEMIRDTAPLVRAQGGQVVLVSNGTISPHFLEELIPWLDAVNIDIKAFSEEFYQHYCGSKLAWVLDSVERLAGRVHLEVTTLVIQGVNDDPQEITELARWLRQLNVPLAWHLSAYHPAYRLAVPPTERKTLERAWDIAKEYLPYVYLGNVRGGSTTFCPQCGAAVIEREPVLVNRLDQGCCPKCGEGIFGVGMRKITTSTL
- the nhaB gene encoding sodium/proton antiporter NhaB yields the protein MKQTGTGQVKQMGIGQAFRANFLGHAPNWYKTTILAFLVLNPILMLTLGKYVTGWVLIVEFIFTLAMALKCYPLPAGGLLAIEAVVIGLTNPHSIYHEVELNLPVILLLMFMVAGIYFMKEGLVYLFTKILTKVRSKVALAFLFSILGAVLSAFLDALTVTAVIIAVAYGFYNIFHKFASSEKVYETYDINHDHIVDDIYQEDLNQFRGFLRNLMMHGAVGTALGGATTLVGEPQNLLIGSIMKWDFVDFFLNSAPVSIPVLIAGLLTAITLEVTKFWGYGYQLPDSVRKVMEDDTKAKDAALDTRGRVRLIIMAVCGVLLIFSLALHLAEVGIIGLMIIILLTSFNGVIEEGRIGHAFEEALPFTALLIVFFAIVAVIHDQHLFTPIIQWVLRLEGQNQLVAFFAANGVLSAISDNVFVATVYMSETQKAFEAGGIALEHYNKMAVAINMGTNAPSVATPNGQAAFLFLLTSALAPLIRLSYLEMVKLALPYTIVMSLTGVLATMYLL
- the nhaB gene encoding sodium/proton antiporter NhaB, yielding MKQTGTGQVKQIGIGQAFRANFLGQAPNWYKTTILAFLVLNPILMLTLGKYVTGWVLIVEFIFTLAMALKCYPLPAGGLLAIEAVVIGLTNPHSIYHEVELNLPVILLLMFMVAGIYFMKEGLVYLFTKILTKVRSKVALAFLFSILGAVLSAFLDALTVTAVIIAVAYGFYNIFHKFASSEKVYETYDINHDHIVDDIYQEDLNQFRGFLRNLMMHGAVGTALGGATTLVGEPQNLLIGSIMKWDFVDFFLNSAPVSIPVLIAGLLTAITLEVTKFWGYGYQLPDSVRKVMEDDTKAKDAALDTRGRIRLIIMAVCGVLLIFSLALHLAEVGIIGLMIIILLTSFNGVIEEGRIGHAFEEAMPFTALLIVFFSIVAVIHDQHLFTPIVHWVLQLEGQDQLVAFFAANGVLSAISDNVFVATVYMTETQKAFEAGGIALEHYNKMAVAINMGTNIPSVATPNGQAAFLFLLTSALAPLIRLSYLEMVKLALPYTIVMSLTGVLATMYLL